The sequence below is a genomic window from Kitasatospora kifunensis.
GTCCCGCAAGGACGCGGCCCCCGCGACGACCGAGGCGCCGAAGAAGCGCACCCCCGGGCTCACCGACGGCATCCTGGAGTTCCTGGCCAAGGCCGAGGCGCCGGTCCGCGCCGGTGACGTCGCGCTGGGTCTGGGCCGCGAGTCCACCCCCGGCAGCGTGAACGCGATCCGCACCGCCCTGGAGCGCCTGGTGAAGGCCTCCCGCGCGGAGCGTACGGGCCGTGGCCTGTACCAGGCGGCCCAGGGCTGACAGCCTTCGCGGTAGGAAAACCCCTCGCCGGGCGTAGGCCTCGGCAACCGGGGCGGGCGGCCACGCTGGTAGACCAGTGCGGCTTCGCAAGGTGGGGCGCGCCTTTCGAGGCGCGCCCCACCTTTTGCCGTTCCTTTTGCCGCCAGGCACACCCCCACACGACCTACCAACGGCCTGGCAACGACCTACCGAAGGTTTACAGCGAACCGACCACCTTGCGCGGGCTGACGCGGACGACCACGCGCTCGGCGTCGTCCTTGGCGGCGGGGTTGAAGTCGGCGTAGTCCTTGCCGGTGTACTTGCGCGAGAGCGCGTCGATCAGGGCCTGGCCGCCCTCGGTGGACAAGGTGGCGTTGCCGCGCACCTCGGCGTAGGTGTAGGGGGCCTCAGACGGGTTGATCATGACGGTGATCCGCGGGTCCCGCCGCAGGTTGCGCTCCTTGCGGCGGCCGACGGTCGTGGAGATCAGCAGATCGTCACCGTCGCGCTTGATCCAGGTGATGGAGAGCTGGGCGCTGCCGTCGGGCTGGATCGTCGCCACGGTCGCGAAGGCACGCTGCTCGTCGAGGTACTTCTTCAACTCGTCGGAGAGTTCGGCTGACACTGTCCGTCACCTGTTCTTCGGAGGGTGGCCCCAAGGCCCGAAAGGCGCCGATTTGCGGCGTTAACTCACCGTATCCCCCGGGCAAGTTCGCATCCGGCATCCACGCCCAAGTCACCCGCGTCACCCGCGTCGCCGGCGGGAGCCGGTGGGACAGCCGGTGGGACAGCCGGTGGGACAGCCGGTGGGATAGCCAGCGGGGTAGC
It includes:
- a CDS encoding PPOX class F420-dependent oxidoreductase, which encodes MSAELSDELKKYLDEQRAFATVATIQPDGSAQLSITWIKRDGDDLLISTTVGRRKERNLRRDPRITVMINPSEAPYTYAEVRGNATLSTEGGQALIDALSRKYTGKDYADFNPAAKDDAERVVVRVSPRKVVGSL